One region of Carya illinoinensis cultivar Pawnee chromosome 8, C.illinoinensisPawnee_v1, whole genome shotgun sequence genomic DNA includes:
- the LOC122274320 gene encoding putative inactive cadmium/zinc-transporting ATPase HMA3 isoform X1 produces the protein MASREKNMTEKRLQKSYFDVLGLCCSSEVPLIENILKPLDGVMEVSVIVPSRTVIVVHDNLLISQLQIVKALNQARMEANVRVYGEENYKKKWPSPYAVASGSLLLLSLLKYVYHPLQWLAVGAVAVGLFPVVLKGMVAIRNLRLDINILVLIAVIGTLALEDYLEAGTIVFLFTIAEWLESRASHKANAVMSSLMSIAPQKAVIAETGEEVDADEVKLNTVLAVKAGEVIPIDGIVVEGQCEVDEKALTGESFPVSKQQDSTVWAGTINLNGYISVKTSALAEECAAAKMAKLVEEAQNSKSRTQRIIDRCAKFYTPAVLIMSTCFSVVPTALKVKDRNHWFHLALVVLVSACPCALILSTPVATFCALTKAATSGLLIKGGDYLETLAKIKIVAFDKTGTITRGEFVVTDFQSLRDDISLNTLLYWVSSIESKSSHPMAAALVDHARSLAIQPLPENVVEFQNFPGEGIHGKIDGDDIYIGNKKIALKAGCGTAALEGGMNEGKTIGYVYSGATLAGTFCLSDACRSGVSETIRELNLLGIKTAMLTGDRLAAAMHVQEQLDHPLEIVHAELLPEDKARIIRELKEEGPTAMIGDGVNDAPALATADIGISMGISGSALATETGQVILMSNDTRKIPEAIQLARQAHRKVVVNIFLSMATKSAILALAFAGHPLIWAAVLADVGTCLLVILNSMLLLRGTRKPRSGTSSKCYRAQHTHKHGGNASNDNSSHHHDHHQQDTNDHCCTDTKAKMVSQPQNLPSKMCAAKCQSRPLNSNSCGNKKRMDLNSQNIDGCQTSEDLIHEEEHCDHGSNNTAIHCLESQKMHNEGSSRPHNLGSCTEDKCSNSMGRKGDGLHETKLCSHVMPLEGRSQKVTNHVDHCHSQNCGKNHVENQSTANEEGKMVVSSYNHDDRHQIPGVDHDLDHLDKSGKDYNAPLHTTVEIVPCNDNTVESKNVHTALVKREISGHCCKPCHSKDCMELAMQACISLENREIGGCCKSHMKECCHGRHGHIGRTDFGGGLSEIITE, from the exons ATGGCTTCCCGGGAAAAAAACATGACAGAGAAAAGGCTGCAGAAAAGCTACTTTGACGTGTTGGGTCTGTGCTGCTCGTCGGAGGTGCCTTTAATTGAGAACATACTTAAGCCTCTTGACGGTGTCATGGAGGTATCGGTCATCGTGCCATCAAGAACAGTCATCGTGGTTCATGACAATCTCCTCATTTCCCAGCTTCAAATTG TTAAAGCTCTAAACCAAGCAAGGATGGAAGCAAACGTGAGGGTATATGGGGAGGAGAATTACAAGAAAAAATGGCCAAGTCCATATGCAGTGGCCAGTGGTTCATTGCTTCTGTTATCATTATTGAAATATGTTTATCATCCACTCCAATGGCTGGCTGTTGGAGCTGTGGCTGTTGGTTTATTTCCAGTTGTGTTGAAAGGGATGGTGGCCATCCGCAATCTTAGGCTTGACATAAACATTCTTGTTTTGATTGCAG TGATAGGGACACTCGCTCTGGAAGATTATTTGGAAGCCGGCACTATTGTCTTTCTTTTTACCATCGCAGAATGGCTCGAGTCAAGGGCAAGCCACAAG GCGAATGCAGTAATGTCGTCCTTGATGAGCATAGCCCCCCAGAAGGCAGTCATAGCTGAAACAGGAGAAGAGGTGGACGCTGATGAGGTGAAGTTGAACACTGTTCTCGCGGTTAAGGCCGGTGAAGTTATTCCCATTGACGGAATTGTTGTTGAAGGCCAATGCGAAGTCGATGAAAAAGCTCTAACTGGAGAGTCATTCCCTGTTTCCAAACAACAGGACTCTACTGTTTGGGCTGGTACCATAAATCTAAATG GTTATATTAGCGTCAAAACCTCTGCTCTAGCTGAAGAATGTGCGGCGGCCAAAATGGCAAAGCTTGTAGAAGAGGCACAGAATAGTAAATCCAGAACTCAGAGAATCATTGACAGATGTGCCAAGTTTTATACCCCAG CGGTTCTGATCATGTCAACATGTTTTTCTGTTGTACCGACTGCCTTAAAAGTAAAAGATCGTAACCATTGGTTTCATTTAGCATTGGTTGTTCTCGTAAGTGCCTGTCCTTGCGCACTTATCCTGTCTACACCAGTTGCAACTTTCTGCGCGCTTACCAAGGCTGCAACCTCTGGTCTTCTAATCAAAGGGGGTGACTATCTTGAAACTCTTGCCAAAATTAAGATAGTGGCATTTGACAAAACTGGCACAATAACAAGAGGTGAATTTGTGGTGACTGACTTTCAGTCTCTTCGAGATGATATTAGCTTGAACACATTGCTTTACTG GGTTTCGAGTATTGAGAGCAAGTCCAGTCATCCAATGGCAGCTGCACTCGTTGACCATGCAAGGTCACTTGCGATTCAGCCACTGCCTGAAAATGTGgtggagtttcaaaattttcccGGAGAAGGCATCCATGGAAAAATTGATGGGGATGATATTTACattggaaacaaaaaaatagcTCTGAAAGCTGGGTGTGGAACAGCAG CCCTAGAAGGTGGTATGAACGAAGGAAAGACGATTGGGTACGTATACTCTGGAGCGACCCTAGCTGGAACTTTTTGTCTCTCCGATGCTTGTCGATCTGGGGTGTCGGAGACAATAAGGGAGCTGAATTTATTGGGCATTAAAACTGCTATGCTTACAGGAGACAGGCTTGCAGCAGCCATGCATGTACAAGAACAG CTGGATCATCCTCTAGAAATAGTTCATGCAGAACTTCTTCCTGAAGATAAGGCAAGAATAATCAGAGAACTTAAAGAAGAAGGACCGACAGCAATGATTGGAGATGGTGTTAATGACGCCCCTGCATTGGCCACAGCTGATATCGGTATCTCAATGGGGATTTCAGGATCAGCTCTAGCAACTGAAACTGGGCAAGTGATTCTTATGTCGAACGACACTAGAAAGATACCGGAAGCCATCCAATTGGCAAGACAAGCTCACAGGAAAGTCGTTGTGAACATTTTTTTGTCAATGGCTACGAAGTCCGCCATCCTTGCTTTGGCCTTCGCTGGCCATCCACTTATTTGGGCTGCAGTTCTTGCTGACGTTGGGACATGTTTGCTAGTCATCCTCAATAGTATGCTGCTTTTGCGAGGTACCCGGAAACCCAGATCAGGGACATCAAGCAAATGTTACCGTGCGCAGCATACCCACAAACATGGAGGCAATGCCAGTAATGACAACTCTTCTCATCATCATGACCATCATCAACAAGATACCAACGACCATTGCTGCACTGACACCAAAGCTAAAATGGTTTCTCAGCCTCAAAATCTTCCTTCCAAGATGTGTGCTGCGAAGTGTCAGTCTCGCCCTTTAAACTCAAATTCATGTGGAAATAAGAAGCGCATGGATTTAAACAGCCAGAATATTGATGGATGTCAAACCAGTGAGGACTTAATTCACGAGGAAGAGCACTGCGATCATGGAAGCAATAATACGGCCATTCATTGTTTGGAGTCTCAGAAAATGCACAACGAAGGTAGTTCACGCCCTCACAACTTGGGATCATGTACAGAAGATAAATGCTCAAATTCGATGGGAAGGAAAGGTGATGGGCTCCATGAGACTAAACTGTGCAGCCACGTCATGCCTTTAGAAGGAAGATCACAAAAAGTGACAAATCATGTTGACCATTGCCACTCacaaaattgtggaaagaaCCATGTTGAGAACCAGAGTACTGCCAATGAAGAAGGAAAGATGGTGGTGTCTAGTTATAACCATGATGATCGGCACCAAATTCCAGGGGTTGATCATGATCTAGATCACTTGGATAAGAGCGGTAAAGATTACAATGCACCACTTCACACCACCGTTGAGATTGTGCCATGCAATGACAATACCGTGGAATCGAAGAATGTGCATACAGCTTTGGTGAAGAGAGAAATAAGTGGGCATTGTTGCAAGCCGTGCCATAGCAAGGATTGCATGGAATTGGCTATGCAGGCCTGTATCAGTTTGGAGAATAGAGAAATTGGCGGGTGTTGCAAGAGCCACATGAAGGAATGTTGTCATGGCAGGCATGGACATATTGGCCGGACCGACTTTGGTGGTGGATTATCAGAAATCATCACTGAATAA
- the LOC122274320 gene encoding cadmium/zinc-transporting ATPase HMA2-like isoform X2 has product MASREKNMTEKRLQKSYFDVLGLCCSSEVPLIENILKPLDGVMEVSVIVPSRTVIVVHDNLLISQLQIVIGTLALEDYLEAGTIVFLFTIAEWLESRASHKANAVMSSLMSIAPQKAVIAETGEEVDADEVKLNTVLAVKAGEVIPIDGIVVEGQCEVDEKALTGESFPVSKQQDSTVWAGTINLNGYISVKTSALAEECAAAKMAKLVEEAQNSKSRTQRIIDRCAKFYTPAVLIMSTCFSVVPTALKVKDRNHWFHLALVVLVSACPCALILSTPVATFCALTKAATSGLLIKGGDYLETLAKIKIVAFDKTGTITRGEFVVTDFQSLRDDISLNTLLYWVSSIESKSSHPMAAALVDHARSLAIQPLPENVVEFQNFPGEGIHGKIDGDDIYIGNKKIALKAGCGTAALEGGMNEGKTIGYVYSGATLAGTFCLSDACRSGVSETIRELNLLGIKTAMLTGDRLAAAMHVQEQLDHPLEIVHAELLPEDKARIIRELKEEGPTAMIGDGVNDAPALATADIGISMGISGSALATETGQVILMSNDTRKIPEAIQLARQAHRKVVVNIFLSMATKSAILALAFAGHPLIWAAVLADVGTCLLVILNSMLLLRGTRKPRSGTSSKCYRAQHTHKHGGNASNDNSSHHHDHHQQDTNDHCCTDTKAKMVSQPQNLPSKMCAAKCQSRPLNSNSCGNKKRMDLNSQNIDGCQTSEDLIHEEEHCDHGSNNTAIHCLESQKMHNEGSSRPHNLGSCTEDKCSNSMGRKGDGLHETKLCSHVMPLEGRSQKVTNHVDHCHSQNCGKNHVENQSTANEEGKMVVSSYNHDDRHQIPGVDHDLDHLDKSGKDYNAPLHTTVEIVPCNDNTVESKNVHTALVKREISGHCCKPCHSKDCMELAMQACISLENREIGGCCKSHMKECCHGRHGHIGRTDFGGGLSEIITE; this is encoded by the exons ATGGCTTCCCGGGAAAAAAACATGACAGAGAAAAGGCTGCAGAAAAGCTACTTTGACGTGTTGGGTCTGTGCTGCTCGTCGGAGGTGCCTTTAATTGAGAACATACTTAAGCCTCTTGACGGTGTCATGGAGGTATCGGTCATCGTGCCATCAAGAACAGTCATCGTGGTTCATGACAATCTCCTCATTTCCCAGCTTCAAATTG TGATAGGGACACTCGCTCTGGAAGATTATTTGGAAGCCGGCACTATTGTCTTTCTTTTTACCATCGCAGAATGGCTCGAGTCAAGGGCAAGCCACAAG GCGAATGCAGTAATGTCGTCCTTGATGAGCATAGCCCCCCAGAAGGCAGTCATAGCTGAAACAGGAGAAGAGGTGGACGCTGATGAGGTGAAGTTGAACACTGTTCTCGCGGTTAAGGCCGGTGAAGTTATTCCCATTGACGGAATTGTTGTTGAAGGCCAATGCGAAGTCGATGAAAAAGCTCTAACTGGAGAGTCATTCCCTGTTTCCAAACAACAGGACTCTACTGTTTGGGCTGGTACCATAAATCTAAATG GTTATATTAGCGTCAAAACCTCTGCTCTAGCTGAAGAATGTGCGGCGGCCAAAATGGCAAAGCTTGTAGAAGAGGCACAGAATAGTAAATCCAGAACTCAGAGAATCATTGACAGATGTGCCAAGTTTTATACCCCAG CGGTTCTGATCATGTCAACATGTTTTTCTGTTGTACCGACTGCCTTAAAAGTAAAAGATCGTAACCATTGGTTTCATTTAGCATTGGTTGTTCTCGTAAGTGCCTGTCCTTGCGCACTTATCCTGTCTACACCAGTTGCAACTTTCTGCGCGCTTACCAAGGCTGCAACCTCTGGTCTTCTAATCAAAGGGGGTGACTATCTTGAAACTCTTGCCAAAATTAAGATAGTGGCATTTGACAAAACTGGCACAATAACAAGAGGTGAATTTGTGGTGACTGACTTTCAGTCTCTTCGAGATGATATTAGCTTGAACACATTGCTTTACTG GGTTTCGAGTATTGAGAGCAAGTCCAGTCATCCAATGGCAGCTGCACTCGTTGACCATGCAAGGTCACTTGCGATTCAGCCACTGCCTGAAAATGTGgtggagtttcaaaattttcccGGAGAAGGCATCCATGGAAAAATTGATGGGGATGATATTTACattggaaacaaaaaaatagcTCTGAAAGCTGGGTGTGGAACAGCAG CCCTAGAAGGTGGTATGAACGAAGGAAAGACGATTGGGTACGTATACTCTGGAGCGACCCTAGCTGGAACTTTTTGTCTCTCCGATGCTTGTCGATCTGGGGTGTCGGAGACAATAAGGGAGCTGAATTTATTGGGCATTAAAACTGCTATGCTTACAGGAGACAGGCTTGCAGCAGCCATGCATGTACAAGAACAG CTGGATCATCCTCTAGAAATAGTTCATGCAGAACTTCTTCCTGAAGATAAGGCAAGAATAATCAGAGAACTTAAAGAAGAAGGACCGACAGCAATGATTGGAGATGGTGTTAATGACGCCCCTGCATTGGCCACAGCTGATATCGGTATCTCAATGGGGATTTCAGGATCAGCTCTAGCAACTGAAACTGGGCAAGTGATTCTTATGTCGAACGACACTAGAAAGATACCGGAAGCCATCCAATTGGCAAGACAAGCTCACAGGAAAGTCGTTGTGAACATTTTTTTGTCAATGGCTACGAAGTCCGCCATCCTTGCTTTGGCCTTCGCTGGCCATCCACTTATTTGGGCTGCAGTTCTTGCTGACGTTGGGACATGTTTGCTAGTCATCCTCAATAGTATGCTGCTTTTGCGAGGTACCCGGAAACCCAGATCAGGGACATCAAGCAAATGTTACCGTGCGCAGCATACCCACAAACATGGAGGCAATGCCAGTAATGACAACTCTTCTCATCATCATGACCATCATCAACAAGATACCAACGACCATTGCTGCACTGACACCAAAGCTAAAATGGTTTCTCAGCCTCAAAATCTTCCTTCCAAGATGTGTGCTGCGAAGTGTCAGTCTCGCCCTTTAAACTCAAATTCATGTGGAAATAAGAAGCGCATGGATTTAAACAGCCAGAATATTGATGGATGTCAAACCAGTGAGGACTTAATTCACGAGGAAGAGCACTGCGATCATGGAAGCAATAATACGGCCATTCATTGTTTGGAGTCTCAGAAAATGCACAACGAAGGTAGTTCACGCCCTCACAACTTGGGATCATGTACAGAAGATAAATGCTCAAATTCGATGGGAAGGAAAGGTGATGGGCTCCATGAGACTAAACTGTGCAGCCACGTCATGCCTTTAGAAGGAAGATCACAAAAAGTGACAAATCATGTTGACCATTGCCACTCacaaaattgtggaaagaaCCATGTTGAGAACCAGAGTACTGCCAATGAAGAAGGAAAGATGGTGGTGTCTAGTTATAACCATGATGATCGGCACCAAATTCCAGGGGTTGATCATGATCTAGATCACTTGGATAAGAGCGGTAAAGATTACAATGCACCACTTCACACCACCGTTGAGATTGTGCCATGCAATGACAATACCGTGGAATCGAAGAATGTGCATACAGCTTTGGTGAAGAGAGAAATAAGTGGGCATTGTTGCAAGCCGTGCCATAGCAAGGATTGCATGGAATTGGCTATGCAGGCCTGTATCAGTTTGGAGAATAGAGAAATTGGCGGGTGTTGCAAGAGCCACATGAAGGAATGTTGTCATGGCAGGCATGGACATATTGGCCGGACCGACTTTGGTGGTGGATTATCAGAAATCATCACTGAATAA